Proteins from one Triticum aestivum cultivar Chinese Spring chromosome 7A, IWGSC CS RefSeq v2.1, whole genome shotgun sequence genomic window:
- the LOC123151505 gene encoding UDP-galactose/UDP-glucose transporter 7: MGLEAGEPSSFLSLSSAFSYGVASMAMVFVNKAVIMQYVHSMTLLTLQQLATALFIHFGQVLGMYKRKDLSMATAKKLLPVSIFYNANVAFALASLKGVNIPMYIAIKRLTPLAVLVSGFLRGKGKPSTQVSLSVVCTALGVLVAALGDFSFDLYGYSMALISVFFQTMYLILVEKSGADDGLSSMELMFYNSILSIPFLFFIIVATGEFPHSLSVLSEKTASASFSVILLISLVMGIVLNYTMFWCTIVNSALTTTIVGVLKGVGSTTLGFMVLGGVKVHALNVTGLVINTFGGVWYSYAKYTQKKKLPRRVAPDEESHPHK, translated from the exons ATGGGGCTGGAGGCCGGCGAGCCCAGCTCCTTCCTCAG CTTATCTTCGGCCTTTTCATATGGAGTTGCATCTATGGCGATGGTTTTCGTCAACAAAGCGGTTATTATGCAGTATGTTCACTCCATGACCCTCCTCACTTTACAG CAATTAGCTACCGCACTTTTCATACATTTCGGGCAAGTTCTAGGAATGTATAAAAGGAAAGATCTCAGCATGGCAACAGCAAAGAAGCTTCTTCCTGTGTCAATTTTCTATAATGCAAATGTCGCATTTGCTCTGGCAAGCTTGAAAGGGGTTAACATCCCTATGTATATTGCAATTAAGAGGCTCACACCCCTTGCCGTTTTGGTGTCTGGGTTCTTAAGGGGGAAGGGGAAGCCATCAACACAG GTGTCGCTTTCGGTTGTCTGCACCGCCTTAGGCGTCCTTGTTGCAGCACTTGGAGATTTTTCTTTTGACTTGTATGGATACAGTATGGCTCTAATATCGGTCTTCTTCCAG ACGATGTATTTGATTCTGGTGGAGAAATCAGGCGCAGATGATGGTCTTTCCTCAATGGAGTTGATGTTTTATAACAGCATATTGTCGATTCCATTTCTGTTTTTCATCATTGTTGCAACCGGAGAATTCCCCCATTCTCTTTCAGTTCTGTCAGAAAAG ACAGCCTCTGCATCATTCAGTGTTATTCTTCTGATTTCACTGGTGATGGGTATCGTTCTCAATTACACCATGTTCTGGTGCACAATCGTAAACTCTGCCCTGACAACCACGATAGTAGGAGTTCTCAAGGGCGTCGGGTCCACG ACCCTGGGTTTCATGGTGCTGGGAGGCGTCAAGGTGCACGCTCTCAACGTCACCGGGCTGGTGATCAACACGTTCGGTGGCGTGTGGTATTCCTACGCAAAGTACACGCAGAAGAAGAAACTGCCACGAAGGGTCGCACCCGACGAAGAGTCGCATCCGCACAAGTAG
- the LOC123148903 gene encoding cyclic nucleotide-gated ion channel 17, with the protein MEYAIFGSRRVDDDTGFRRQRTVRFREERTKATMPIHQKQAGPAARKLGVGNWGKNRIFVAGQDVPHKRIIDPTSDFILLWNYVFRVSCFVALFMDPLYFYVPKIVYGKTSCVGKDRHLAIIITVFRSIADLFYVIQIVIKFMTAYINPSSKSGVFGRGELVTDPNEIAKTYLRSDFVVDLVASIPVPQIITWSVIPAIKYTWSGHNNDILFLAALFQYILRLYLISSLNSKILKVTGAFSKTAWQGAVSNLLLYMTASHVLGALWYLLSVDRQTACWQKYCNDDAGCHNKYLSCNAEPDPNWAKSTAIFKNCNASNKSISFDFGMFETVLSNKAPGHRFLKKYLYCLWWGLQNLSCYGQTLSVSTYIGETLYAIFLAVLGLVLFAHLIGNVQTYLQSITARVEEWRVKQRDTEEWMKHRQLPPVLQERVRRFIHYKWLATRGVDEASILKALPADLRRDINRHLCLDLVRRVPFFSQMDDQLLDAICGRLVSSLSTKGTYTVREGDPVTEMLFIIRGKLESSTTDGGRTGFFNSIILKSGDFCGEELLGWALVPRPTVNLPSSTRTVKALVEVEAFALQAEDLRFVASQFRRLHSRKLQHTFRYYSHHWRTWAACFIQATWRRHKRRRLARDLMMRESFSSMRSYEDGDGGGSFAEHGRAAKIMAAARKGSDGHRELPKFRKPSEPDFSVEHDD; encoded by the exons ATGGAGTACGCCATCTTCGGGTCCAGGCGGGTCGACGACGACACGGGGTTCAGGCGCCAGCGGACCGTCAG ATTCCGTGAAGAGAGGACAAAGGCGACGATGCCTATTCACCAGAAGCAGGCTGGTCCAGCTGCTCGCAAGCTCGGCGTGGGGAACTGGGGGAAGAACAGGATCTTCGTAGCAGGACAAGACGTTCCCCACAAGAGGATCATCGACCCAACGAGCGATTTCATCTTGCTATGGAACTACGTATTCCGCGTCTCATGCTTCGTCGCTCTGTTCATGGACCCTCTGTACTTCTACGTGCCTAAAATCGTGTATGGCAAAACTTCATGCGTCGGGAAAGATAGGCAcctggccatcatcatcaccgtcttcCGGTCGATTGCGGATCTCTTTTATGTCATCCAGATCGTGATAAAGTTCATGACCGCATATATTAATCCGAGCTCCAAGTCGGGGGTTTTCGGCAGAGGGGAGCTGGTTACAGATCCTAATGAAATCGCGAAGACGTATCTGAGATCTGACTTTGTAGTTGATTTAGTGGCTTCAATTCCTGTACCACAG ATCATTACTTGGTCCGTGATACCAGCTATTAAGTATACTTGGTCTGGGCATAATAATGACATACTGTTCCTGGCTGCTCTTTTTCAGTACATTCTGAGATTATATCTAATATCTTCCTTGAATAGCAAAATTCTCAAAGTTACTGGAGCTTTTTCAAAGACTGCCTGGCAGGGAGCTGTGTCCAATCTGCTATTATATATGACTGCCAGTCAT GTTTTAGGAGCATTATGGTACCTGCTGTCTGTTGATCGCCAGACTGCATGCTGGCAAAAATACTGCAATGATGATGCTGGTTGCCATAATAAATACCTGTCTTGTAACGCAGAGCCAGATCCAAATTGGGCAAAGAGTACTGCTATCTTTAAAAACTGTAATGCTAGTAACAAAAGCATAAGTTTCGACTTTGGTATGTTCGAGACAGTGTTATCAAACAAAGCTCCAGGCCATAGATTCCTGAAGAAGTACTTGTATTGCCTTTGGTGGGGCTTACAAAATCTAAG TTGCTATGGCCAGACTTTGAGTGTAAGTACCTATATTGGTGAGACATTGTATGCCATATTCTTGGCGGTACTTGGTCTAGTTTTGTTTGCCCATTTGATTGGGAATGTTCAG ACCTACCTACAATCCATCACTGCAAGGGTTGAGGAGTGGAGAGTAAAGCAAAGAGATACCGAAGAGTGGATGAAACATCGCCAACTTCCTCCTGTACTACAGGAAAGGGTGAGAAGATTTATTCACTACAAGTGGCTTGCAACTCGAGGCGTGGACGAAGCATCTATATTGAAGGCTCTGCCTGCAGATCTTCGCCGTGACATCAACCGTCACCTTTGCTTGGATCTTGTTCGCCGG GTGCCGTTCTTCTCACAGATGGACGACCAGCTCCTGGACGCCATCTGTGGGCGCCTGGTCTCCTCCCTGAGCACGAAGGGCACGTACACGGTCCGCGAGGGCGACCCGGTGACCGAGATGCTCTTCATCATCCGCGGCAAGCTGGAGAGCTCCACCACGGACGGCGGCCGGACGGGCTTCTTCAACTCCATCATCCTCAAGTCCGGCGACTTCTGCGGCGAAGAGCTGCTCGGATGGGCCCTCGTCCCCAGGCCGACCGTCAACCTGCCATCATCCACCAGGACGGTGAAGGCGCTCGTAGAGGTGGAGGCGTTCGCCCTCCAAGCCGAGGACCTCCGGTTCGTGGCCAGCCAGTTCAGGCGGCTCCACAGCAGGAAGCTGCAGCACACCTTCcggtactactcccaccactggagGACCTGGGCGGCCTGCTTCATCCAGGCCACCTGGCGCCGCCACAAGCGCCGTCGGCTGGCCAGGGACCTCATGATGAGGGAGTCCTTCTCCTCCATGAGGTCGTATGAGGATGGCGATGGCGGTGGCTCCTTCGCCGAGCACGGTCGGGCGGCGAAGATCATGGCCGCGGCCAGGAAAGGGTCGGATGGCCACCGGGAGCTGCCTAAGTTCAGGAAGCCCTCCGAGCCGGACTTCTCGGTGGAGCACGACGACTAG